The Cloacibacillus sp. genome has a window encoding:
- a CDS encoding TIGR00366 family protein, with product MSDKESKRIKIPDTYVLLFLIIIVAAAASWFVPAGIFERVKNAAGTMTIVPGTYHHIAQTPVMPFDILVNVEKGLINAASTVFFVFISYAALMVIIASGAIHAGISRMLQMTKDKYRIMIIPIFVFLFAFAGGTYGMFEEALSFTPIFVALAMALGYDAITGMAIVAMGVGLGYSGSFTNPFNVGIAQQFAELPLFSGIGYRFFCWFIMTSISIGIIMQYAAKVKANPKASVVYGIPCGDFSLDESDLSNLKMTGRHKLILLTGLATIVLMVLAVLNWGWYLDELAGLLLGMGILCGFIAGWGPDKIAKTMAAGFKDIAYGALMIGIARGILVTLQAGGIVDTLINAMFIPLSMLPKWLAGVGMLIVQTLINFFIPSGSGQAATTMPIMGPLADLLGISRQVAVLAFQFGDGFSNILWPTAFAAVFCGIANIPYAKWLKWLIPRFCIVFLVQASLIVLAIFIGYK from the coding sequence ATGAGCGACAAAGAGAGCAAACGCATCAAGATACCGGATACTTACGTACTATTATTTTTGATTATAATCGTTGCGGCCGCCGCGTCGTGGTTTGTGCCAGCGGGCATATTCGAGCGCGTGAAGAACGCGGCCGGCACGATGACCATCGTGCCCGGCACCTACCATCACATAGCGCAGACGCCGGTGATGCCCTTCGACATTCTTGTCAACGTGGAAAAGGGACTTATCAACGCGGCAAGCACGGTGTTCTTCGTTTTTATTTCATACGCCGCGCTTATGGTCATCATCGCCTCGGGCGCAATCCACGCCGGCATTTCAAGAATGCTGCAAATGACGAAGGACAAATACCGGATAATGATAATCCCTATCTTCGTATTTCTCTTCGCCTTCGCCGGCGGCACCTATGGAATGTTTGAAGAGGCGCTCAGCTTCACGCCTATATTCGTAGCGCTGGCTATGGCGCTCGGCTATGACGCTATCACCGGCATGGCGATAGTCGCTATGGGCGTAGGGCTTGGCTACAGCGGATCGTTCACCAACCCGTTCAACGTAGGAATCGCCCAGCAGTTTGCAGAGCTTCCGCTCTTCTCCGGCATCGGCTACCGTTTCTTCTGCTGGTTTATAATGACCTCGATAAGCATCGGGATAATCATGCAGTACGCCGCCAAAGTCAAGGCGAACCCGAAGGCGAGCGTCGTCTACGGCATACCCTGCGGCGATTTCAGCCTTGATGAGTCCGACCTCTCGAACCTCAAGATGACGGGCCGCCACAAGCTGATACTGCTGACCGGACTTGCCACAATAGTCCTTATGGTGCTTGCCGTCCTCAACTGGGGCTGGTATCTTGACGAACTTGCCGGACTGCTGCTTGGAATGGGCATCCTCTGCGGCTTTATCGCGGGATGGGGGCCTGACAAGATAGCAAAGACAATGGCGGCCGGATTCAAAGATATCGCCTACGGCGCGCTTATGATAGGTATCGCCCGCGGCATACTGGTGACGCTGCAGGCCGGCGGGATCGTCGACACTCTTATAAACGCGATGTTCATTCCTCTTTCGATGCTGCCTAAGTGGCTCGCAGGCGTAGGAATGCTCATCGTACAGACGCTGATCAACTTCTTCATCCCGTCAGGCTCGGGACAGGCGGCTACGACGATGCCGATAATGGGCCCGCTTGCCGACCTCCTTGGCATATCGCGCCAGGTGGCGGTGCTCGCCTTCCAGTTCGGCGACGGCTTCTCAAATATTCTGTGGCCTACGGCCTTTGCCGCGGTCTTCTGCGGGATAGCGAACATTCCGTACGCCAAATGGCTG